One window of the Niallia circulans genome contains the following:
- a CDS encoding PTS lactose/cellobiose transporter subunit IIA encodes MNLEQLCMEIILYSGNARAYILESMDYIKPKKKDKINELMLLAKEELNQAHKKQTTLLAAEAGGDGVQISVLLIHAQDHLMTTITMRDLIEKLTEVL; translated from the coding sequence ATGAATTTAGAACAACTGTGTATGGAAATTATCCTATATAGTGGAAATGCAAGAGCATACATTTTAGAATCAATGGATTATATAAAGCCTAAAAAGAAAGATAAAATAAACGAACTTATGTTGTTAGCGAAAGAAGAATTAAATCAAGCTCACAAGAAACAAACTACGTTATTAGCAGCTGAAGCTGGGGGGGATGGAGTTCAAATAAGTGTATTGTTAATCCATGCTCAAGATCATTTAATGACAACCATTACGATGCGAGACTTAATAGAAAAACTTACGGAGGTATTATAA
- a CDS encoding PTS sugar transporter subunit IIC, with amino-acid sequence MFDKMMGNIEKVMGPVADWASSNRYLKAIMTGILATLTLTIVGALGVIIGKPPIPEVVFDSESIFAKMLVGWANWGDNHLWIRGINDISTGIIGIAFTMGLTYNLAKHYKLNELGALITSLMIYFFIVGEPTSILINDVATLQVNMSAFGATGIFSGIIISIIVVEIIRLFHVKDIGIKFPDSVPIYVKTSFNAILPGIVTVLVFILINGILTALFGVKLPELITTIFSPLVNNFDNVFLVGLFMLIINLFWFMGIHGGSIIMPIILPIELQNIVENLNNYSAGLPYDKVFTTPVHFGFILIGGAGIFALAFLNFFSKSKGLKQIGRIGFIPSVFNISEPTMFGTPIPFNTKLFIPFVTVPVINTIITYAAFDWFHFINYPILNVPAQTPVILIAMAASASVKAGLVALIIILVDIAIYYPFHKSFEKDMMKEEQEEEQMTARSNDQESGISVQ; translated from the coding sequence ATGTTTGATAAAATGATGGGAAATATAGAGAAGGTTATGGGGCCAGTAGCAGATTGGGCATCGAGCAATCGTTATTTAAAGGCTATTATGACAGGTATTTTGGCTACGCTTACACTGACTATTGTTGGAGCCTTAGGAGTTATTATTGGGAAGCCGCCGATTCCTGAAGTAGTTTTTGATTCAGAGAGTATATTTGCTAAGATGCTTGTAGGTTGGGCGAATTGGGGGGACAATCATTTATGGATAAGAGGAATAAATGATATTTCTACTGGAATAATTGGCATCGCTTTCACAATGGGGTTGACATATAATTTAGCCAAACATTATAAGCTGAATGAGCTGGGTGCCCTAATTACTAGTCTGATGATTTATTTTTTCATTGTAGGAGAGCCAACTTCTATACTGATTAATGATGTTGCCACCTTACAAGTTAATATGAGTGCATTTGGCGCTACGGGTATATTTTCAGGGATTATTATTTCGATAATTGTTGTAGAAATCATTCGGTTATTTCATGTGAAAGATATAGGCATTAAATTTCCTGATTCTGTACCGATTTATGTGAAAACTTCATTTAATGCAATTTTACCAGGTATTGTCACGGTATTGGTTTTCATCCTTATTAACGGTATATTAACTGCTTTATTTGGAGTGAAGCTTCCTGAATTAATTACTACTATCTTTAGTCCGCTTGTAAATAATTTTGATAATGTATTTTTAGTTGGTTTGTTCATGCTCATAATAAACTTATTTTGGTTTATGGGAATACATGGCGGAAGTATCATTATGCCCATTATATTACCGATAGAACTTCAAAATATCGTTGAGAATCTTAATAACTATTCAGCTGGGCTTCCTTATGACAAGGTATTTACTACACCGGTACACTTTGGATTTATTTTGATTGGAGGAGCAGGAATCTTTGCTCTAGCTTTCCTTAATTTTTTTAGTAAATCTAAAGGGTTGAAGCAAATAGGAAGAATTGGCTTTATTCCTTCTGTGTTTAATATTAGTGAACCAACGATGTTCGGAACACCAATACCTTTTAATACGAAATTGTTCATACCGTTTGTTACTGTGCCGGTTATTAATACAATAATTACTTATGCAGCATTTGATTGGTTCCATTTTATTAATTATCCTATCTTAAATGTACCAGCCCAAACACCAGTTATCTTAATTGCGATGGCAGCTTCTGCATCTGTGAAAGCAGGATTGGTTGCCTTGATAATCATTCTTGTGGACATTGCTATATATTATCCATTTCATAAGAGTTTTGAGAAAGACATGATGAAAGAAGAACAAGAGGAAGAACAAATGACAGCAAGAAGTAATGATCAAGAAAGTGGCATAAGCGTCCAATAA
- a CDS encoding nuclease-related domain-containing protein has protein sequence MGWVLLKQARKSADISRSWGGISQSAGDISQSRVGISQSEVGISQTGKISAKVRVESAKLGKYQPTPIPLPTKKRIFKQTNRINEIEKGSGKLFINEIGKSNRLKTTEILIKRLKETYKLRPNVMEDLRKLLAGYRGEKDMKYYFQFLPDKDCLIIHNLRLYDGKTYFQMDYLILTQKFALIVECKNYYGEVEIDSNFNQMIRKVDEKVEGYSNPISQAKRHQRQLQKYFQLHNLPPIPIEFIIIFSSSSTILKGSPAIRDKVIHSHSFLEKWDNLSQKYKVTVVEGKLLRKVSKNLLKNNTPESIDLLRKYGIPQSDLITGVQCPACEKFAMIRQKRKWFCPHCHTYDKNAHHQTVNDYFLLIKATITNKEFRQFANISSRETAAKMLVRMNLRSIGENRGRKYQNP, from the coding sequence TTGGGGTGGGTTTTGCTGAAGCAGGCGAGGAAATCAGCGGATATCAGTCGAAGTTGGGGTGGAATCAGCCAAAGTGCGGGGGATATCAGCCAAAGTAGAGTAGGAATCAGCCAAAGTGAGGTTGGAATCAGCCAAACTGGGAAAATATCAGCCAAAGTGAGGGTGGAATCAGCCAAACTAGGAAAATATCAGCCAACCCCAATCCCTCTCCCCACCAAAAAAAGGATTTTCAAGCAAACAAATAGAATAAATGAAATAGAGAAAGGAAGTGGTAAATTGTTTATAAACGAAATTGGTAAGAGCAATAGATTAAAAACTACGGAAATTCTAATCAAAAGATTAAAAGAAACGTATAAGCTTAGACCGAATGTAATGGAAGATTTAAGGAAATTGTTAGCAGGCTATCGGGGTGAGAAAGATATGAAGTATTACTTTCAATTTTTGCCAGACAAAGATTGCCTCATCATTCATAATCTTCGCCTCTACGATGGAAAAACATATTTCCAGATGGACTATCTCATCCTCACGCAAAAATTTGCTCTTATTGTCGAATGCAAAAACTATTATGGAGAAGTAGAGATTGACTCCAACTTTAATCAGATGATTCGCAAAGTAGATGAAAAGGTAGAAGGCTATTCGAATCCAATTTCCCAAGCAAAAAGGCACCAACGTCAATTGCAAAAGTACTTTCAACTGCATAATCTCCCGCCAATCCCCATCGAATTCATCATAATATTCAGCAGTTCATCTACTATATTAAAAGGAAGTCCAGCTATCAGAGATAAAGTCATTCACAGTCATAGTTTTTTAGAAAAATGGGACAATCTCTCTCAAAAATATAAAGTGACTGTGGTAGAAGGGAAGCTCCTCCGCAAAGTATCCAAAAATCTCTTGAAAAATAACACTCCTGAAAGTATCGATCTACTAAGAAAATATGGAATCCCACAAAGTGACCTCATCACAGGTGTACAATGCCCAGCATGCGAAAAATTTGCGATGATACGTCAAAAACGCAAATGGTTCTGTCCTCACTGCCACACATATGACAAAAATGCCCATCACCAAACAGTGAACGATTATTTTTTATTAATAAAAGCCACTATTACAAATAAAGAATTCCGGCAATTTGCCAACATATCCTCACGTGAAACAGCTGCTAAAATGCTAGTAAGAATGAATTTGCGAAGTATAGGAGAAAATAGAGGAAGAAAGTATCAAAACCCATAA
- a CDS encoding aldo/keto reductase, with product MHTTIPQITLNDGLVIPAIGLGTYNLRGATGVQAMTSAIDIGYRLLDSAFNYENEGAVGEAVRRSTVSRQQLFITSKLPGRHHQYDKAIYTIQESLYRTKLDYYDLFLIHWPNPKTDLYVEAWQALIDAQKWGLIRSIGVCNFLPEHLDRLKKETGVLPSINQVELHPFFSQKEQLAYDKANGIVTESWSPLGRANNVLENETIKQIAEAHGKTISQVILRWHTQLGALPIPKSSSPQRQQENLEIFDFKLNEDEMDKISILTRADGRIADQDPAVYEEF from the coding sequence ATGCATACAACTATTCCACAAATCACGCTTAATGACGGTCTTGTTATTCCAGCAATTGGTCTTGGTACTTATAATTTACGAGGAGCAACTGGGGTTCAGGCCATGACATCAGCAATTGACATAGGCTATCGGTTACTAGATTCTGCATTCAATTACGAAAATGAAGGCGCAGTTGGAGAAGCAGTTCGCCGTAGCACCGTAAGCAGACAACAGTTATTTATTACCTCCAAACTTCCAGGACGCCATCATCAATACGACAAAGCCATCTATACCATCCAAGAATCACTATACCGCACCAAATTAGATTATTACGATTTATTCCTAATTCACTGGCCAAACCCAAAAACAGACTTATATGTAGAGGCATGGCAAGCCTTAATTGATGCCCAAAAATGGGGACTCATCCGCTCCATCGGCGTATGTAACTTCCTGCCAGAGCATCTCGACCGCTTGAAAAAAGAAACCGGCGTACTGCCAAGCATTAATCAAGTAGAGCTCCACCCATTTTTCTCTCAAAAAGAACAACTGGCCTACGATAAAGCAAACGGTATTGTAACCGAATCATGGAGCCCGCTCGGCCGCGCCAATAACGTGTTAGAAAACGAAACAATTAAACAAATAGCAGAAGCCCATGGAAAAACAATATCCCAAGTCATCCTTAGATGGCACACCCAACTAGGAGCATTACCAATCCCAAAATCAAGCTCCCCTCAACGCCAACAAGAAAACTTAGAGATATTCGATTTTAAACTGAACGAAGACGAAATGGATAAAATTTCCATCCTAACCCGTGCTGACGGGCGAATTGCCGATCAAGATCCAGCTGTTTATGAAGAGTTTTAA
- a CDS encoding AbrB/MazE/SpoVT family DNA-binding domain-containing protein, producing MKSTGIVRKVDELGRIVIPRELRRTLGIEIKDPLEIFVEGEKIVFQKYKAFEECAITGEVSPDNITVGNGKLVLSKEGAALLMKELETVFASESQK from the coding sequence ATGAAAAGCACAGGAATTGTTCGTAAAGTGGATGAATTGGGTCGTATTGTTATTCCAAGAGAATTGCGAAGAACATTAGGAATTGAAATTAAAGATCCTTTAGAAATTTTTGTCGAAGGGGAAAAAATTGTCTTCCAAAAATATAAAGCTTTTGAAGAATGTGCCATTACAGGAGAAGTCTCCCCCGATAATATCACGGTTGGGAATGGAAAGCTTGTGTTAAGTAAAGAAGGCGCAGCATTATTAATGAAAGAGTTGGAAACTGTCTTTGCAAGTGAATCACAGAAGTAA
- a CDS encoding GGDEF domain-containing protein, translating to MIDIKITFHAFLNNMTLIIAFMFLALQLKEYLVLRYKNILKYMWVTPIVVSLLSIAAMWEPLIYGEVRLDLRGVPIFYISYLLGWKCGLISTILPALYRYQLGGTVVMEGIFQAIILPFIIGAFFQNKKSHNPPYSIVNMKHMLSAFFCYQILRLFLILQTTHVSFMTVIVLIVFEFIAVLSIFFMQNGVSRKQLLRKELEYYSRHDSMTDLYNLRFFRTNVEKLMQHNVPIVIAMMDVDYFKKYNDTHGHPAGDAVLRTIAQLLNDTMRQEDVFARYGGEEFIMCFTKITNMQTAATIAERFRKNVEEYRFFGEETQPNGKVTVSVGIGGLSAGKSLDELIKESDQMLYKAKKLGRNVVVCSSS from the coding sequence GTGATTGACATTAAAATAACGTTCCATGCCTTTTTAAATAATATGACATTAATAATTGCTTTTATGTTTTTGGCACTTCAGTTAAAAGAATATCTTGTCTTGCGATATAAAAATATTCTCAAGTATATGTGGGTTACTCCAATCGTTGTTAGTCTATTAAGTATTGCAGCCATGTGGGAACCACTAATTTATGGGGAGGTGCGATTGGATTTACGAGGTGTTCCGATTTTTTATATTTCTTATTTATTGGGATGGAAATGTGGATTAATCTCGACCATCCTACCGGCTTTATATCGTTATCAGCTTGGTGGAACCGTTGTAATGGAAGGAATATTTCAGGCAATCATCCTGCCCTTTATAATAGGCGCTTTTTTTCAAAATAAGAAGTCCCATAATCCACCATATTCCATTGTAAATATGAAGCATATGCTAAGCGCATTTTTCTGCTACCAGATCTTAAGGTTATTCCTTATTCTGCAGACAACTCATGTTTCGTTTATGACAGTAATTGTCCTGATAGTATTCGAGTTCATTGCCGTTCTCAGCATTTTTTTTATGCAAAATGGGGTAAGTAGAAAACAATTATTACGAAAAGAACTAGAATATTATTCAAGACATGATAGTATGACCGATTTATACAATCTTCGTTTTTTTCGGACCAATGTTGAAAAATTAATGCAGCATAATGTTCCCATTGTCATTGCCATGATGGATGTGGATTATTTTAAAAAATATAACGATACCCATGGGCATCCAGCTGGTGATGCTGTACTACGTACGATTGCACAGTTATTAAATGATACGATGAGACAAGAAGACGTGTTTGCTCGATATGGCGGCGAAGAATTTATAATGTGCTTTACCAAAATAACGAATATGCAAACAGCTGCAACTATTGCCGAGCGATTTCGGAAAAATGTGGAAGAGTATCGATTCTTTGGGGAAGAGACACAGCCTAATGGAAAAGTAACCGTTTCTGTTGGAATAGGTGGTCTTTCTGCGGGGAAATCACTAGACGAATTAATAAAAGAGAGTGACCAAATGCTATATAAGGCGAAGAAATTAGGAAGAAATGTAGTAGTCTGCAGTTCCTCCTAG
- a CDS encoding YnfA family protein, protein MTILLFIIAGIAEIGGGYLIWQWLREGKPYYWGIFGGISLVLYGVIATFQSFMSFGRVYAAYGGIFIILSVLWGWGIDRKTPDIYDWIGAGICLIGVMIMVFAPRH, encoded by the coding sequence ATGACAATTCTTCTATTTATCATCGCCGGTATAGCCGAAATTGGTGGAGGCTATCTTATTTGGCAATGGCTTCGCGAAGGAAAACCCTATTATTGGGGGATTTTTGGCGGGATATCGCTCGTTTTATATGGTGTTATTGCAACCTTCCAATCTTTTATGTCCTTTGGTAGAGTATATGCTGCATATGGAGGAATTTTTATTATTCTCTCCGTATTATGGGGGTGGGGCATAGATAGAAAAACACCAGATATATATGACTGGATAGGGGCAGGAATTTGTTTAATAGGTGTAATGATAATGGTTTTTGCACCGCGTCATTAA
- a CDS encoding CBO0543 family protein, with protein sequence MLVLILIVLLFNTLAYSIPKRLTPIEMLTTTLFAMLIQLLTDIYLSLKYNIYGYFEKGPDWESFIYILGIYPAVNIIFLNCFPYKKRLRNKIVYVFVLVVLAMIFETIFIWSGTFYLNGWKQSYSIFTYPVLYVTLLLFHQFTVKLLKRSRRESDH encoded by the coding sequence ATGCTCGTTCTTATCCTTATTGTGCTTTTATTTAATACGCTAGCCTATAGCATACCAAAACGTTTAACTCCTATTGAAATGTTGACAACAACACTATTTGCAATGTTAATTCAGTTATTAACAGATATCTATCTTAGTTTGAAATATAATATTTATGGTTACTTCGAAAAAGGACCGGATTGGGAAAGCTTTATCTATATTCTGGGAATTTACCCTGCGGTCAATATTATTTTTCTCAATTGCTTTCCGTATAAAAAGAGGCTCAGGAATAAGATAGTTTATGTTTTTGTCTTGGTCGTCCTTGCCATGATCTTTGAAACGATATTTATTTGGAGCGGTACCTTCTATTTAAATGGTTGGAAGCAATCATATTCTATATTTACTTATCCAGTTCTTTATGTCACGCTCCTTCTCTTTCATCAATTTACGGTGAAATTATTGAAAAGAAGCAGGAGAGAAAGCGACCATTAA
- a CDS encoding CBO0543 family protein, with amino-acid sequence MNDQQRSFFDRLVSIQEKYTKEAQEYWSLYSSIDSWQFWVVLLMLVVPLIVLYFTIDRKRIFIIGFFGFAVHMLFFYADAIGIRFGLWAYPYQMLPFLPSFSLDGSIIPVAVMLVFQWTLKHGKNFYLYAVILAAIFGFGFKPLLTSIGLFEPYKWVNFFHIFLIYLLLYIGGYLVTKLFMKWQEDE; translated from the coding sequence ATGAATGACCAACAACGTTCCTTTTTTGATCGATTAGTTTCCATTCAAGAAAAATATACAAAAGAGGCGCAAGAGTATTGGAGTTTGTATTCAAGCATAGATTCATGGCAATTTTGGGTGGTGCTGCTTATGTTAGTTGTTCCCCTGATCGTCTTATATTTTACCATTGACCGCAAGCGGATTTTCATCATTGGTTTCTTTGGATTCGCCGTGCATATGTTATTTTTCTATGCAGATGCAATTGGTATTCGCTTTGGGTTATGGGCCTATCCATACCAGATGCTGCCTTTCTTACCAAGCTTTTCGTTAGATGGGTCGATTATTCCAGTCGCGGTTATGCTAGTATTTCAATGGACATTAAAACACGGAAAGAACTTCTATCTATATGCTGTCATTTTAGCAGCCATTTTTGGTTTTGGCTTTAAACCATTGTTAACAAGCATTGGATTATTTGAACCATATAAATGGGTTAACTTTTTTCATATCTTCTTGATTTATTTGCTCCTATATATTGGTGGATATTTAGTAACAAAACTATTTATGAAATGGCAAGAAGATGAGTAA
- a CDS encoding HD-GYP domain-containing protein: MHHRIWNNPAYFRYLFFILFIISIILNRYILQNHDNYFILYILCSIFLGLGFYNSSLWKIVMLTFLVVICRFFFIPDPHTSSMLTFITYLLTYLLITFISVAFMSRVQRVMEDNLALTKVLSNALDSRDSYTMHHSKNVAKYAMQIAKKMKLPHHLCEVIHIGGLLHDIGKIGIPESLLTKPGKLTEEEYELIKTHTTKGYEIIKHVKQYKNSGILDIVLYHHERFDGKGYPRQLKEEEIPLLARIVAVADTFDAMSSGRVYRKELPLAEILHEIRLNKGKQFDPNVVDAFLALFEEENKPFTAD, from the coding sequence ATGCATCATCGAATTTGGAATAATCCTGCTTATTTTCGTTATTTATTCTTTATTCTCTTTATCATTAGTATCATTTTAAATCGCTATATTCTGCAAAACCATGATAATTACTTTATTTTATATATATTATGCTCTATTTTTCTGGGACTCGGCTTCTACAATAGCTCTCTTTGGAAAATTGTAATGTTGACGTTTCTAGTCGTTATTTGTAGATTTTTTTTCATTCCGGATCCACATACTTCGTCTATGCTTACTTTTATTACCTATTTATTAACCTACCTTCTTATCACATTCATATCCGTTGCCTTTATGTCCCGTGTGCAAAGAGTGATGGAAGATAATTTAGCTTTAACAAAAGTACTTTCAAACGCACTAGACTCCCGAGATTCCTATACGATGCACCATTCGAAAAACGTCGCAAAATACGCCATGCAAATCGCCAAAAAAATGAAGCTCCCTCATCATTTATGTGAGGTTATTCATATCGGGGGATTACTCCATGATATTGGAAAAATTGGCATCCCAGAATCTTTATTAACAAAACCTGGAAAGTTAACAGAAGAAGAATACGAATTAATAAAAACACATACAACAAAAGGGTATGAAATCATTAAACATGTGAAGCAATATAAAAACAGCGGAATATTAGATATTGTCTTATATCACCACGAGCGTTTTGACGGAAAAGGATATCCACGACAATTAAAAGAAGAAGAAATCCCCTTGCTTGCTCGTATCGTCGCAGTAGCAGACACGTTCGACGCGATGTCTTCTGGACGTGTCTATCGAAAAGAACTTCCTTTAGCGGAAATTCTCCACGAAATTAGGCTGAATAAAGGAAAGCAGTTTGACCCAAACGTAGTCGATGCCTTTCTCGCTCTTTTTGAAGAAGAAAACAAACCATTTACAGCTGATTAA
- a CDS encoding MarR family winged helix-turn-helix transcriptional regulator: MNGSLNNELIRSYSRINKAYNHLVHLDAKKLDLTAVQLKTLYRIYFCPNIGIGELATKLSLTKSTVSGVIDRLSQRQLIERTIPENNRRSVNIQLTAEGQHVMQQYFAGTSILAGKVREVMQLPEEDINKLLELNEKILTILNEIEEEQP; encoded by the coding sequence ATGAACGGGTCGTTAAATAATGAATTAATCCGCTCCTATTCTCGCATTAATAAAGCCTATAACCACCTAGTGCACCTTGATGCGAAGAAACTGGATTTAACAGCCGTGCAGCTAAAGACACTGTACAGAATTTATTTCTGCCCTAATATCGGCATTGGAGAACTTGCAACAAAACTATCTTTAACCAAAAGCACCGTTAGTGGCGTTATCGATCGACTATCCCAACGACAATTAATTGAACGAACCATTCCTGAAAACAATCGTCGATCGGTCAACATCCAACTAACTGCAGAAGGTCAGCACGTCATGCAGCAATATTTCGCCGGAACTTCCATTCTAGCGGGCAAAGTGAGAGAAGTTATGCAGCTTCCAGAGGAAGACATAAACAAATTACTTGAGCTAAATGAAAAAATACTGACCATTTTAAATGAAATTGAGGAGGAACAACCATGA
- a CDS encoding HlyD family secretion protein, producing the protein MNSKRMILLNIILLIVLVGGGFAGYYFYDQSVSYIKTDNAQIAGQQISIASPATGKLTDWKGEAGTSFNKNQKIGTVEVVTESGTNKMDITVPEDSTLVQSSAVPNTFVAAGTSLAKSYDLENLWVTANVDETDINKVKVGQEVDLYVDAFPETVLTGKVDSLGLATAGTFSLLPSNNSSGNYTKETQVVPVTISIDNYGGLKLIPGMNVSVRIHK; encoded by the coding sequence ATGAATAGTAAACGCATGATTTTATTAAATATTATCCTATTGATTGTGTTAGTTGGCGGAGGGTTTGCCGGCTATTACTTCTACGATCAATCTGTTTCCTATATCAAAACAGATAATGCACAAATTGCTGGACAACAAATCAGCATCGCATCACCAGCAACAGGGAAATTAACGGACTGGAAAGGCGAAGCAGGTACTTCTTTTAACAAAAACCAAAAAATTGGTACTGTAGAAGTTGTAACAGAATCAGGTACAAATAAAATGGATATTACCGTTCCAGAAGATAGTACCCTTGTTCAATCTAGCGCTGTTCCAAATACATTTGTTGCTGCAGGAACTTCCCTTGCTAAAAGCTATGATTTAGAAAATCTATGGGTAACAGCAAATGTCGATGAAACAGATATTAACAAAGTAAAAGTTGGCCAAGAAGTTGATTTATATGTAGATGCCTTCCCAGAGACTGTTTTAACAGGGAAAGTAGACAGCTTGGGACTTGCAACAGCAGGAACATTCTCCCTTCTGCCAAGCAACAACAGCTCAGGAAACTATACAAAAGAAACACAAGTAGTTCCGGTAACAATCTCTATCGATAACTACGGCGGACTAAAACTAATTCCAGGTATGAACGTTTCCGTAAGAATTCATAAGTAG
- a CDS encoding DHA2 family efflux MFS transporter permease subunit has translation MTTYITSYIIGSILLLLIINLLLRKKKTVAEPNRVMEDAKKENDTASSLTKSEMVKQEEPSKKEDGVAEAMETNEGISDEEERLANAVESNEIADEEEPAAVAKESKTAKAPYKPLEMGEEIHRGKVIIALMLGAFVAILNQTLLNVAIPHIMNDLNVSTSTVQWLSTGYMLTNGVFIPITPFLINKLGTRKLLISAISAFTIGSIVCATSVGFSMLLIGRIIQAAGAGLLMPLLMTVFLIIFPPEKRGTAMGIMGVVMIFAPAIGPTLSGWLIGHYSWRVLFELVIPIGILDLIIAILWMKDVTKVSNPVFDTIGFITCTVGLGSLLYGFSEAGNNGWDSRVVVLSLVIGVIFLCLFVWRELTTEAPMVDLRVFKYSIFTLTTLVSMIVNMAMFAAMLLLPIYLQNIRGFTALDSGLLMLPGAIVMGIMSPISGKLFDRFGARPLAIIGLVITVLTTWGFTQLTMQTSYSHLMMLYIFRMFGMSFIMMTVMTEGMNQLPLSLTSHGTAVSNTARTVAGSIGTAFLITVMTNRTAFHLDNYNNIISSANPYIAEKLAQLGQGLAGLTGLPTGAGQTLAISTIYGKATQASTISGINDAFIVATIIASVALVLSFFIRRATASSK, from the coding sequence ATGACCACTTACATCACAAGCTATATTATAGGAAGCATCCTCCTCCTGCTGATCATCAATCTTCTTTTACGAAAAAAGAAGACAGTAGCAGAACCAAACCGCGTTATGGAAGATGCCAAGAAGGAAAATGACACTGCGTCATCCCTTACAAAATCAGAGATGGTGAAACAAGAAGAGCCATCGAAGAAAGAAGATGGCGTAGCAGAAGCAATGGAAACAAATGAAGGAATATCCGATGAAGAGGAACGCCTTGCTAATGCGGTCGAATCTAACGAAATAGCGGATGAAGAGGAGCCAGCAGCTGTGGCCAAAGAATCAAAAACAGCAAAAGCGCCTTATAAACCACTTGAAATGGGCGAAGAAATCCACCGCGGCAAAGTGATTATTGCCCTCATGCTAGGTGCATTTGTCGCTATTCTGAACCAAACTTTACTAAATGTGGCCATTCCACATATCATGAACGATTTAAATGTATCAACAAGTACTGTCCAATGGCTGTCCACTGGATATATGCTGACAAATGGAGTGTTTATCCCAATCACCCCATTTTTAATCAATAAACTAGGAACACGGAAACTGCTGATTTCAGCAATCTCCGCGTTTACTATCGGATCCATTGTCTGTGCAACCTCTGTTGGATTTTCGATGCTCCTAATTGGGCGTATCATCCAAGCAGCAGGTGCCGGTTTACTAATGCCACTTTTAATGACCGTCTTTTTAATTATTTTTCCGCCCGAAAAACGCGGAACAGCAATGGGAATTATGGGCGTCGTTATGATTTTCGCCCCAGCCATTGGGCCAACTTTATCAGGCTGGTTAATCGGTCATTATTCTTGGAGAGTTTTATTCGAGCTTGTTATTCCAATTGGCATTCTCGATTTAATTATCGCTATTCTGTGGATGAAGGATGTAACGAAAGTATCCAATCCAGTCTTTGATACAATTGGCTTTATCACTTGTACAGTCGGCCTAGGCTCCTTACTTTATGGTTTCAGTGAAGCAGGAAATAACGGCTGGGATAGCAGAGTAGTTGTTCTTTCTCTTGTTATCGGAGTAATCTTCTTATGCCTCTTCGTCTGGAGAGAACTGACAACAGAAGCGCCAATGGTGGACTTACGTGTATTCAAATATAGTATCTTTACTTTAACAACATTAGTAAGCATGATTGTCAATATGGCAATGTTTGCGGCAATGCTGCTTTTACCAATCTATTTGCAGAATATCCGTGGCTTCACTGCCCTCGATTCAGGATTATTAATGTTGCCAGGTGCGATTGTGATGGGAATCATGTCACCAATTTCCGGTAAACTTTTTGACCGCTTCGGGGCAAGACCACTAGCGATCATCGGTTTAGTCATTACGGTTCTCACCACATGGGGCTTCACTCAATTAACGATGCAGACATCTTATTCTCATCTCATGATGCTTTATATTTTCCGGATGTTCGGGATGTCGTTTATTATGATGACGGTAATGACAGAGGGAATGAACCAGCTTCCATTAAGCTTAACAAGCCATGGGACTGCTGTCTCCAATACAGCAAGAACGGTTGCGGGAAGTATTGGTACTGCCTTCTTAATCACAGTTATGACTAATCGTACCGCTTTTCATTTAGATAACTATAACAACATTATCTCGTCTGCCAACCCATATATTGCAGAGAAATTAGCTCAGCTTGGTCAAGGCTTAGCTGGTCTCACAGGACTTCCGACTGGAGCAGGCCAAACCCTAGCGATTTCTACGATTTATGGAAAAGCAACTCAAGCATCTACAATCAGCGGAATTAATGACGCTTTTATTGTAGCTACAATTATTGCGAGTGTTGCATTAGTGCTATCGTTTTTTATCCGAAGAGCTACTGCAAGTTCGAAATAA